The following coding sequences lie in one Candidatus Neptunochlamydia sp. REUL1 genomic window:
- a CDS encoding transposase, whose amino-acid sequence MKPRKWDGRTKARAILEGIKGRKVAEICNDYQISQAQYYQWREQFLSNLDKPFEAKKPTSREERLKCENQKLKALIGGLTLELKKTEEELL is encoded by the coding sequence ATGAAACCAAGAAAATGGGATGGGAGAACCAAAGCCCGAGCAATTCTAGAGGGGATTAAAGGGAGAAAAGTTGCCGAAATCTGCAATGATTATCAGATTAGCCAAGCCCAATACTATCAGTGGAGAGAGCAGTTTTTATCTAATCTTGACAAACCTTTTGAAGCAAAAAAGCCAACCTCTCGGGAAGAAAGATTAAAATGTGAGAATCAGAAACTTAAAGCTCTTATAGGAGGGTTAACGCTCGAGTTAAAAAAAACCGAAGAAGAGTTGCTATGA